The genomic DNA AACGATAAAACGTAAGGAATCATCTGAAGAAACAGCGAATGAATAGTCAACTTCTGGAGCTGGCTGACTGCCATAGACAATGGCAGGGACTTTTTGCTGTTGTGCGGTTTCTTTAAGTAATGGAAAATAATCAGCTTCGTGATTCAACACAATGACTTTAGAATGTGTAATCAATTGACGTTTGCAATAAAAGTAATCGTCAAAGGTTGGATGTTCAATTGGACTGATATGGTCGGGGGTAATGTTTAAAAAAATGCCGACATCAAAAAATAACTTGTAGACACGATTAGTTTTGTAGGCTTGGGAAGAAACTTCCATAATAAAATGAGTCATCCCGTTAGCAACAGCGGTTGCCATCATTCGATACAAGTCCAAAGATTCGGGTGTAGTCAAGGCAGATTTAAAGAATGTTTTGCCATCTAATGTCGAATTCATGGTAGAAAGCAAGGCTGTTTTTTGTTGTGTAGCAACATCTAAAATATATTTGGTGAAATAAGCCGCTGTTGTTTTACCTTTGGTTCCAGTAAAGCCAATCAGTTTTAATTTATTTTGTGGATAATCATAAAAAGCCATGCTTAACACAGCCATTGCTTTTTTAATGTCAGTCACGATAATTCCTAGTTGTGCTGGAACCTCATAAGGCACCTCAGAAACATAGATTTCTAGGCCGTCTTTTACAGCATTTTCTAAATAGATTTCTTTAAAGTTTAATCCTTTACAAAAAAAGAGTGTTTCTGCTGTTACGTCTCTCGAATCGTAAGAAAGAGCCGTTACTTCTCGTTGACCTAACGTGTCGGAAAGGGTCAAGTGCCAGCCTTCTGGTGAAATAAATTCTTTTAATAAATCTTCTTTTTCTAAGCAATCGCGAATTGCGAATAATGAAATCGTCACTTTTTTTGCCTCCAAACGTTTCAACGAAATTTCAAAACTGATGTCATTATAGCATTATTTTTCTTTTAAAAAAACCATCTCGTTAGCGTGAGAAAATCCATGAGAAATGTTAAAATAGGATAATTCTTCGAGAAAGTCGTTGCATATCCCAAGATGAACAATTAAAATAAAGAAAGCATACTCAAAGAATATTGGAGGACAAAATGATCAATCAAC from Enterococcus faecalis includes the following:
- a CDS encoding UDP-N-acetylmuramoyl-L-alanyl-D-glutamate--L-lysine ligase; the protein is MTISLFAIRDCLEKEDLLKEFISPEGWHLTLSDTLGQREVTALSYDSRDVTAETLFFCKGLNFKEIYLENAVKDGLEIYVSEVPYEVPAQLGIIVTDIKKAMAVLSMAFYDYPQNKLKLIGFTGTKGKTTAAYFTKYILDVATQQKTALLSTMNSTLDGKTFFKSALTTPESLDLYRMMATAVANGMTHFIMEVSSQAYKTNRVYKLFFDVGIFLNITPDHISPIEHPTFDDYFYCKRQLITHSKVIVLNHEADYFPLLKETAQQQKVPAIVYGSQPAPEVDYSFAVSSDDSLRFIVASPADALGLAGSYHLRLGGDFNKGNALSAAIASVLVGASKEECQQGIAATTVPGRMESLTNTNGATVYVDYAHNYDSLKNLLTFVREEHPDGRLIVLVGSTGDKAISRRKDFGRVLSELADVAVLTTDDPASEDPAKICQEIQAHITKEMPVYTVLDRGEAIAHALSLSTTADDAIVLAGKGADLYQKVNGVDEPYAGDFALAKMIIDK